GTTACACCAAGTGCTCGAATCATATTTAACCCAACTCACACCTTTTACGAACTGCTGGTAATCAGCGATGAACAGCGAAGATTTCCTCCCTAACGCCGACGATAGCGGATAAGGCTATGCATAGGATGGATGAAACGGAACTGGTCACGACGGTATTCCAAGGACGGATAAACAGGATTGTAGCTGGTGAGACGCACCATCTCGTTATTCGGGCCGTAGGTGTGGTAGAGCTTGAAGAGGACATCGCCAGACTCTTCCAGACGCGCGACGACGACATCACCGTTACGCGGTTGTTCATTCGGGAGGAAGATGACGCGGTCACCAGACTTGAACTCAGGCGTCATGGAGTCGCCCTCCAAGATGAGCGCGTATGCGTTGGGGTCTTGGCAATCGCTGTTCAGGTATTCATCGATCTGGGCGGACAAATCGGCAAAATCACCCCCCTGCCCCGCTGAGGCCCAACTGACTACGGGAACGCTATGGCTTTTACCTTCGGCCTGCCATTGCGCAGCCAAGGCGCGAGGTGCCGTGGAGTCATCACCATAAAACCATGGGATAGGACGATTGTAGGTTTCGGAAATCTTCTGGATCTTGGCGGGATGCGGCAAGGTCTGGGCCATCTCCCATGACTGCACGGAACGCAATGCAACATCCATGGCATCAGCAGCTTGACGTTGAGACCAACCTTTAGCGATGCGGCAATCCAAGAGGCGTTTTGCCAGCATCTGCTTCTTTTCTGCATTTTTCATTTGACGAAATCCCTTGATTACGACACTTTATATGCAGCAAGGAGGCCGATATGGCAACAGAAAAAGAAGTAAAAGCAGTATCAGATGATTTTACCAACTCAAAATGGATAATTGCAGGTTATTTGTGCCATCGTCACGAAGAGTGTTCATATCTACATATCAAGATACGTTGATTTTTAATTTGATGAAGAATCATTTCGTGTTTAGATTCAGCAGACAAATGGGTGCCAGATAAGTGGTTCCCTTTTACATAAACGTGGCTACGTCATCTAAATATACGGTTGGTTCGGGCGAGGTGCTGGAGAAGCTTCTGCGGGAGCGCATTGTCATCATCGATGGTGCGATGGGTACAACCATCCGCACGTACGGGATGAAGGAAGCGGATATCCGTGGGCAACGCTTTGCCGACTCGAAGAAGGATCTGCTGAATAACGGCGATCTCTTTTCGCTGACGCAGCCGAAGATGATCTGTGATATTCACCGCCGCTTCCTCGAGGCGGGTGCGAATATCATTGAGACGAATACCTTCTCTGCGACGAGCATCGGGCAGAGTGAATTCTTCGTGGATGATCCGCGTGAGCATGGTGGGCGGAAAGATCCGGAGTTTTACCAGAAAATCATCGACGATAAGTTCCTCAATGAACTGGCTTGGGAGATAAACGAGCAATCCGCCCGGCAATGTCGCGAGTGGGCAGATCGGATTGCGAACAAGGATGGCAAGCCGCGTTTTGTTGCTGGTGCAGTAGGACCGCTGACCGTCTCGCTCTCGAACTCACCGGATGCGGATGATGCAGGTTTCCGCGTGGTGACTTTTGACCAGGTGAAGGCGGCGTATCGCAACCAGATCCGGGCGCTCATTGCGGGTGGTTCGGATATCTTGATGGTGGAGACGATTTTTGATTCGTTGAATGCGAAAGCGGCGCTGGTCGCCATTCAGGAAATCTTTGACGAGGACAAGGTCAAGTTGCCCGTCATCATCTCTGCAGCCGTCGGGCGGGGCGGCGAAACAATGATCTCGGCGCAGACGGTGGAGGCGTACTGGAATGCGATGAAGCATATTCAGCCACTGGCGATCGGACTGAACTGCTCGCTCGGGCCGGACTTGATGAGGCCGTTCCTAGAGGAACTCGCCACGAAGTCCGATGCCTTCATCTCATGCT
This DNA window, taken from Verrucomicrobiia bacterium, encodes the following:
- a CDS encoding S24 family peptidase, encoding MKNAEKKQMLAKRLLDCRIAKGWSQRQAADAMDVALRSVQSWEMAQTLPHPAKIQKISETYNRPIPWFYGDDSTAPRALAAQWQAEGKSHSVPVVSWASAGQGGDFADLSAQIDEYLNSDCQDPNAYALILEGDSMTPEFKSGDRVIFLPNEQPRNGDVVVARLEESGDVLFKLYHTYGPNNEMVRLTSYNPVYPSLEYRRDQFRFIHPMHSLIRYRRR